The following are from one region of the Rhinopithecus roxellana isolate Shanxi Qingling chromosome 22, ASM756505v1, whole genome shotgun sequence genome:
- the LOC115895643 gene encoding dnaJ homolog subfamily B member 6 yields MVDYYEVLGVQRHASPEDIKKAYRKLALKWHPDKNPENKEEAERKFKQVAEAYEVLSDAKKRDIYDKYGKEGLNGGGGGGSHFDSPFEFGFTFRNPDDVFREFFGGRDPFSFDLFEDPFEDFFGNRRGPRGSRSRGTGSFFSAFSGFPSFGSGFSSFDTGFTSFGSLGHGGLTSFSSTSFGGGGGMGNFKSISTSTKIVNGRKITTKRIVENGQERVEVEEDGQLKSLTINGKEQLLRLDNK; encoded by the coding sequence ATGGTGGATTACTATGAAGTTCTAGGCGTGCAGAGACATGCCTCACCCGAGGATATTAAGAAAGCATATCGGAAACTGGCACTGAAGTGGCATCCAGATAAAAATCCCGAGAATAaagaagaagcagagagaaaattcaaacaaGTAGCGGAGGCATATGAAGTGCTGTCGGATGCTAAGAAACGGGACATCTATGACAAATATGGCAAAGAAGGATTAaatggtggaggaggaggtggaagtCATTTTGACAGTCCATTTGAATTTGGCTTCACATTCCGCAACCCAGATGATGTCTTCAGGGAATTTTTTGGTGGAAGGGACCCATTTTCATTTGACTTGTTTGAAGACCCTTTTGAGGACTTCTTTGGGAATCGAAGGGGTCCCCGAGGAAGCAGAAGCCGAGGGACGGGGTCGTTTTTCTCTGCGTTCAGTGGATTCCCGTCTTTTGGAagtggattttcttcttttgatacaGGATTTACTTCATTTGGGTCACTAGGTCATGGGGGCCTCACTTCATTCTCTTCCACGTCatttggtggtggtggcggcATGGGCAACTTCAAATCGATATCAACTTCAACTAAAATAGTTAATGGCAGAAAAATCACTACAAAGAGAATTGTCGAGAACGGTCAAGAAAGAGTAGAAGTTGAAGAAGACGGCCAGTTAAAGTCCTTAACAATAAATGGTAAGGAGCAGCTGCTGCGCTTGGATAACAAGTAA